The DNA segment caaccttcccgcctaatctgtacgacagattgtaacctagattgcttccttgtagccttctttccatacttaacAGATAAAGCATGAACAagtgaacagcagcggtgatagaggactaccttgccttaatcctttgtgtacctcgacagttgtaatACTCTTATTTCCTTCCCATAATATttaaactttattttctcgatatatttcctgtagaaaatcaatgaCCTCaggaccgataccttcatcttttaaagggactatgcaataacttaattgagattacataatgcagacgagagataggcatttcatcactcgtcaccccaacgcaagaattttgaAGCTatcatcaataacaacgaagatatagacgattaaaaatgacgttcctcctctcccccctgaactcgtacacgaggagcaccagacaaaaataaaacagctctgggactgggccccgcccatgaatacgtcatccgctgacgttcgctTTGCggcttccggttgtcgctcctagcaccccagcagcagcgtcggcggcgtgattgcggcgtgcgtcgggtttctttgcttgtcgtctgttgcagTTAGcggtaatggacccggacctcgaggcgcaaCTGCTCGCTCTtgcggccgcgatgggcatcgagccctatgcgttcacgccataCCGGCTGGGACTCGCCCGGGAGCGGCGGAGACGACAACATCCCGTGGTGAGTAACGTATGCGTGATTGCATTTGCATAGTCAGTCATAAGCTTCTATTTCATGCGCCAAGGCAGATAACAGATAATCGCAGCTGTCTTTCACTAAGACCCGTTTCATGTCCGTATAACGCAAACGGTGCAAGACAGGATAGGGCGGACGCACATCGGCTGTTCGTCACATTGTGCATGCGCAGGTGCAGTTGTGGCCATTGCGAGGAAACGACGACGCTTGAAGAACGACTGTGCTGCTGTGGCGTGCCATGGGAAATTAGCGAGCAGGAGGACGGCTGCATTACCCTGCACCCTGTGTTTGACAGCCTGTGCTGTGCCCCACAGGTGCTACAGGCTGTGTTCTTAGAATTCCTGAACGGTGTTGACGGCGAGAGGGACGATGATTTGAATAGGTAGTACGTAGTGGTGTAGCGTCACACGAACAAGTCTGGCTTTATGCCCTGTTGTAACACTTGCTCTTTTTCAGACAATACAGATACGTAGCCTACCGACTCTTCACGCGCTGGATCTGGGGCACGCTGGGCATAGGAAACAGAGTGGTGCTGCCAGCCTGCGTCGTAGCTCGAATTAGGCGCCAGTCCCCATCTGCCAGCTATGTGGGGTTCAGACATCCTCCCCTTTAGTTAAAGATGAATATCGCTTCTCTGTATGCTGACCTCTGAATTTTATCACTGTGCCTGAATGTCAGTGCCATTTATTTTTAAGCTGCCCCAGTATagaaaattttcattttcttcaggATTCTAGACTGTTTTGTGCCATGTCATGAATAAATGTTCAAGGAACGGCATTTCATTGATGTAAAGTGCCAAAATATTGGGCGCCTCTCGCAGGACGGGTATTGTTTGCTTTGTAAGCAGGTGGGAGTGCTGATGCTCTGACATGTTTCAATTGCAATTGAAGAGCAACATCTTTTTCCTTCACCTTCATGGAAATGCGGCCAGGATTTGATTCCGCTTCCTGGTGTGCAGTGTTCAAAACCCTTAGCCACCACTGTGAGGGGTTGCCTTCAAACTGATGTTATCTATTTAATGAGGAAACATGAGGCAAGCAAGATTTATCTTGTAGTTGCTTTCAGCTGTAAAATTATTTGTGACTAATTTGCAGCTAGGTATAGCTAGAGTTGTAGTATGCATAAATCATCCACAGGGGGGAGTAGCATGGTTCCTTCGAGGTGTTCTCAGTGTAGGCACATAACTCAACTGTAAGCTTTCAAAACACTTTATTTATATGAATCTCATCCACAAGTGGGAGTACCTGGTCCTGTTGAGCTGTGTTCTCAGTGGCACACAGCTACATAACTATAGGCTTTCACAACACTTTATTTCAGCCACTGTCATGGCTGCTGCCCAATGTATGTACACCCTCTTGCAAGCTGTCACACCTCAGCATCTCCTGTTTTGTTTTGACAAGAAATGGTCTGTGCCTTCGtgccacggatctccccggagaacactcggaccgaaagaatggactatgcGGCAGATGTACCcaacagacgcacatttaatacaccctacgtgatacAAActctagcacacaaaactaacacaaaacacagactatcaatacacacgacccgggaacactgttactagcgtctactactagcattctactgttagcggtcggcgttcgtgctcactgttggctcggtgcggatgcggcgttaCATGGGTCCAGTAGTCAGCATCGAGGTGGCATTcgacgtgctcaggctggcgtcgctgaggAAATGGTCGGCAGTGGTGTTCAGGCACCACGAGACCTGAACCTGGTAGGCAGTAGTAAGAGTGCCTCAGTGTGCGTATTGCCTTGCTTGCAGACAAATTTCTCCACTGGAGCCTCCTGGAGGGCACACGGATCAGTCTGGGTCCCGGCTGAAACCAGCACCTTAAGGCCCAGGGATACCTGTGTAGCTACCACAGTGCAAAACAATTATTACTGCATACTATACAAATCAGCTATACAAATAAAACACGTTGCCCTAATTGGTGCATTGCATCAAGGAAGATAACACCAGCCAAAAGCAGACGCACATAGCTCTCCTGTGAGCGCCTTGTTTTGGCTGGTATTATTTTCCCTAAAAGCTGTACAGATATGTATAAAGTACTGGAATACTTTAGCTCAACAAAGTGCTTGCTttgttgacatttttttttacttaccaaCAGACTGGCACTCCCTTGTTCTTTCGCTTGCACAGAGGCTCTCCTTCCTGGTCTGTGTTGCCACTGTGAGTCTGGCAGCAGAACAGGTGCAAGTGTGCGCTGGTTCCTAAAGGAAGGCACATGCAAACAGAATATTTATACTCTTGTGAAGCAAGCACGGGTACAATGAAGCGGACATCATTCACCTCCAGGAGGTTGCAAAACCATTCGATTCAAAATATTTTAACAGGAACTGTGAATTCCTACTGAACACtgcccagacaaagacaagttcTCCTGGCGAAACATTGGCTGAACATAGTAAGGCTTCCCCCACAACctcctttttgtttttatgttttcatGAATTCCATCTTTCAGCCCTTTCACTACTTTTAATAGAGGTGTCTGTTGTTAAAGTAAACAATAGTTGGGAAAATCAAATGATAGCTCATAAAGGTTACATTAGCCACTGGCACAAAAAACATTTTGCTTGCAAGTTTATGTACCATACGCAACACGAGTTCTCATCAGGCTAGTGTGAGGTGGAGCAAGAGTAGTTGACTGCACTGCATGCCATGGCTGTAGGATGCTGccgagctggaaaaaaaaaatgatttttcaaACAACCAGTAATTTCTAGATGGTTCTTTTCCTTCGGAGGGGATCAGGAGCCTTTCCAAACGTGATGAATTCGGCGGTGTTTGAAGGAGACGATTGATTAATGCAGAAGATGAAACAAGGAAATATATTTACATAAATGTACATGTGCAAAGTGAGTTCCAGAagctgagtcacacagacagtcaaaacTAACTAAAAGAATGGAATGTTCACAGAGAACAAGACCTTAAAGACCCACGAGTTAAAGCCTAGGTACTTGTAGAATTGCGTTCCATTGCGCGAGGCCTCTAGCTAAACTAGACAAGACTGACTTCTAATGCATTGGCTTGCGTTTTTGTAGGTTTCGCAAACAGCAAAGTTAGGGTGGGCATATTTCGAGGCTTCGAAACCAATCTAGGTAGCCACAGTCCCTGAAGGTTGGGTGCAACCTTCAATGAAAACACACTGAAAACCTTCTACCCGCGGGAGTTCTTGCTCTTATcgcgtgatgttttttttttcctttcccaccgtgcctgcgcgtcgcctctcgaaggatgagttttttttcttttttttcagctaacTGGCAGGACCACTAACTTGCTAGCTAGTTGagggaatgtcagacggcggaggcCCGCTATGCTTTGGCGCCATCAAGAATGCCATCGGTAGAAAGGGCCCTCTGCGGAACACAATGCAGTTCGCATACTTCCGTAGAAGCGCCTGTTCCCGGCTCACACAATGTTTTCTTGGTGCGCTGGTTCGGCCGTCGCAGCGATGCCATAAAGCGGACAGTGACTCCTGAGCCGTCGTTAATGTTTGCGGGGGACGCGTGGGTGGGGAGCCCGGTGCGTTACTGGGAGCTCTCCGCGTCGGCCGGAGGCCCACAGGGGACTCGAGCTAAAGGAATTTGAGGGAATACGTtaatgaagcgcggccttacaccaCCCAACGTATGAGCATCACACTGACAGCatacacgcctctcgataattaaGGAGCCCAGTAGTGATAGTTATTAACTATTCGATTAATGTTAACTATGCAGCCTGCTAGTTAAGACGTCTCAGCTGTATATTCTgacgtactacaccgctgacaatgttatgccatAAAAAGCGTTCTGCTAAgtcaaaaagtctatttttaaaaattgtgtaaagtctaaGGGTGAAACACCTTGCATATATACTGAGCCTGGCTGTCGAATAATGTTGGAGACCCGGCTGCGGGATTGAAAAAGTGCGCTACCCGACTTACGAACACAATGGACATACGGTATTACGGTCGTAAAACGAAGGTGAGGGGGAAGGAAGGTCGGGACCGAGTCTGCATGTCGAAGCAGCAGCCGAATGTGAACCGCAGCAGCACGTAGCCTACAGGCCAGGGCCCTCCGCGACAGTTAACGCTTCGAATTCGTCCTGTGCTCTAAGTAAATGTGTCACCTTTTTTCAATCCGCGTAGATAAAATTGCCATCCATCGCAGAGCATATCGTGTGCATACGCTCATACCGATCGCTGTAAGCTGGAAACTCACCTTCCCGGTGGGAAGAAACAGTGTCGGTAGGGGCTTCGGTCGAAGCTTCAGGCGCTTGACGTTCATGCCCGAGAGTCGAACGAGCGCTGGGTTATAGTAGTAAGCGTCAGGTGCGGAGTGTCGACCGCAAACGGTGAGACGTCGGCGGGCGTGCGACGCTGGCAGTCCGATGCGTTCCATCCAGGCAGCTCGCTCACGCACGCCTCTAGGAATAACATGCCTGAGTTCAACACCTCGCCAGTCAGCGGGTTTGCAGCCGACGACACAGCAAGGCGTATTCATCTCGGGCGGACTAGAagacactgcgagtggctccggaactcccgacagaaggaggcggcagaggaaaattgaaaccatatgcgcgaaggcagtgacctcgctcgcgcttgcccgagagggtcacgcggcggcacgagcagacatttcacggctaccggaagtgtgcccgttacgtcgtggctgccgtggctccagcgaatgacagcgtgtggtggcctgctgacgtcatgggtatagtgacgtcttttttcacaattttagtttcaaaatcggtcactacgagctcaacaatcggcccgcgaatttaaaaaaaaacgcggtttttaaaaattcataataaattgccggctcagttccgaagactcatacttggtgtgaatgcttcttagcgtcatttctaagcattggaaacatttacaagcgactttttattcatttcatagtctctttaaggaaaggaaattacgcctggctcgcatatctctgtggacacccgaaccgcgccgtaagggaagcaatatttccgacgcgcggtgctgACTACAACGATAATACTACGACGCCGACatcttttcgaccgaacgagctgcatacgctgtcgcgtaataatggtggggcggcagttcgcaagcggcgaccggAGCGGCTCGCCGGGCAAGATAACGAGAAGTATAGAGAGGAGCGATAGCCTCGAGGCGCATCCGGGGTCCCGCAAAAGGCGGAGATAGCCGCCTTCCGAGAACGCGCAGCGTaccgtcacactcgctcaccctccgaAAAAATGTTCTCAACATTTGAGGTGCTTTGAGTTGCCTCTCAGAAGTGCGATGGATCCGTAAGCACTCTTTCCGTGTACATAGCATTTTCGCACAGCACCACGCTCCGGCAGTCACAACTGGGCATATCACAGAGCAGCACTGAACTTGCACAGATAAACGCATGAAACCCAGCGTCCAAGTCTCTCCCtttagtccaaactggacgacaTAAGTATTACCATATTTACAAAGGAGCTTCCACTTTCAGCGCGATCATGgcacaacaaaacaaacaaaaaaagggggATGGAATAGCGCAAAGAAGCCAAGAATGTTATAGAACAGTGCATGGTCTCCTGCAAAGGTACTACtactggcgctcggctgccgacccgaaagaggcgggtttgaacccgaccgcggcggccgaatttcgatggaggcgaaatgctagaggcccgtgtactatgtgatgtcagtacacgttaaatattcccaggtggtcgaaatttcaggagcccttcactaaggcgtccctcatagcctgagtcgctttgggacgttaaaccccaataaaccaagcCAAAGGTACTACTTCGCGGAAACAGACACAACTGGCAACTCCAGTGCCTTAGCTCAGGAACATGAACATTGTTATTAGTTGCAATATAATACAGAGCCTAACATTTCCCAACTCCACTTGGTAGATGTAATTAGTCCGATTTAGCTTCCTGCTTTCTTAGTTGGTATTGGCATTCACGAGTAGTACCGGGTAGGTCTGTGCATCTTTGTGCGCTTTGGGACTCCGCGGTGTTCGTGGCAGGGGCCTCCATATATGTGTTGCCTGCGCGGCAGCATTGCGCTCTTCGTCTTCCAACAATGCATGAAATAGATCAGGTGGCACATCCTGCCATAACCCCTGGCGCCTGCCGGACAAATGCAGGCGAGGACAATTCCTGCGAACTATCTGCACGCTCCGTCTGTGTGCCGTCCCCATCTAAATCTTGGCTTCCATATCTCGCTCATTTGGTGAACGCTGATCTGGTGCCAACTTGAGGCAATTTGCATGCATCGTGATCACGCGCGTCGGTTCACGTCTCAGATTTTGAAAGATactggagaaagcttctcgacaacctgaAATGGTCCTCTCCGCTTCGTCTGAAGCTTCACTGGGCTGGTTTTGG comes from the Amblyomma americanum isolate KBUSLIRL-KWMA chromosome 1, ASM5285725v1, whole genome shotgun sequence genome and includes:
- the LOC144113999 gene encoding uncharacterized protein LOC144113999, which produces MVSIFLCRLLLSGVPEPLAVSSSPPEMNTPCCVVGCKPADWRGVELRHVIPRGVRERAAWMERIGLPASHARRRLTVCGRHSAPDAYYYNPALVRLSGMNVKRLKLRPKPLPTLFLPTGKEPAHTCTCSAARLTVATQTRKESLCASERTRECQSVATQVSLGLKVLVSAGTQTDPCALQEAPVEKFVCKQGNTHTEALLLLPTRFRSRGA
- the LOC144114000 gene encoding uncharacterized protein LOC144114000 yields the protein MRSRHTGWDSPGSGGDDNIPWCSCGHCEETTTLEERLCCCGVPWEISEQEDGCITLHPVFDSLCCAPQVLQAVFLEFLNGVDGERDDDLNRQYRYVAYRLFTRWIWGTLGIGNRVVLPACVVARIRRQSPSASYVGFRHPPL